The Populus nigra chromosome 14, ddPopNigr1.1, whole genome shotgun sequence genome has a segment encoding these proteins:
- the LOC133672864 gene encoding probable N-acetyltransferase HLS1: MGEERVNMIVVREFDPRKDGVGVEEVERRCEVGPGGKLSLFTDLLGDPICRVRNSPAFLMLVAEIGEEIVGMIRGCIKTVTCGKKLSRTVKNNYSYNVINNNDLSKPVPVYTKVAYILGLRVSPSHRRMGIGLKLVHQIEDWFRQNGAEYSYIATENDNHASVKLFTDKCGYSKFRTPSILVNPVFAHRVPVSNRVTIIKLTPHDAELLYRRRFATTEFFPRDIDSVLKNKLNVGNFLAVPRGSLKSGSWAGPDNFLSDPPESWAVLSVWNCKDVFRLEVRGASRVKRTFAKTTRVVDKALPFLRLPSVPAVFRPFGLYFMYGLGGEGPRAAKMMKALCGHVHNLAKESGCGVVVTEVANREPLKLGIPHWKMLSCAEDLWCIKRLGEDYSDGSVGDWTKSPPGLSIFVDPREF; encoded by the exons atGGGAGAAGAGAGAGTGAATATGATAGTGGTTAGAGAATTTGATCCAAGAAAAGATGGAGTTGGTGTTGAAGAAGTAGAGAGAAGATGTGAGGTTGGTCCCGGCGGCAAGCTCTCTCTCTTTACCGACCTCTTGGGTGACCCAATTTGCAGGGTCCGCAATTCCCCTGCTTTCCTCATGCTG GTGGCCGAGATAGGTGAAGAGATAGTGGGGATGATAAGAGGTTGCATCAAAACCGTTACATGTGGCAAAAagctttcaagaactgtgaAAAACAACTACTCCTACAATGTCATCAATAACAATGACCTTTCCAAACCCGTCCCTGTTTACACCAAAGTTGCTTACATTTTAGGCCTTCGTGTCTCTCCTTCACACCG GAGGATGGGCATAGGCCTAAAATTGGTACATCAAATTGAAGATTGGTTTCGTCAAAACGGCGCTGAATATTCCTACATAGCAACTGAAAACGACAACCACGCTTCCGTTAAGCTCTTCACCGACAAATGCGGCTACTCCAAGTTCCGTACTCCCTCGATCCTAGTCAACCCGGTCTTTGCTCACCGGGTCCCTGTATCAAATCGTGTAACAATCATCAAACTCACCCCGCACGACGCCGAGTTGCTGTACCGACGACGATTCGCCACCACCGAGTTCTTCCCTCGGGACATTGACTCCGTCCTCAAGAACAAGCTGAATGTGGGGAATTTCTTGGCCGTGCCACGTGGCAGTTTAAAGTCCGGGTCGTGGGCCGGGCCGGACAACTTTCTATCCGACCCGCCGGAGTCGTGGGCTGTGCTCAGCGTGTGGAACTGCAAGGATGTTTTTAGACTCGAAGTGCGTGGCGCGTCGCGCGTGAAGCGGACATTTGCTAAAACAACGAGAGTTGTCGACAAGGCGTTGCCATTCTTGAGGTTGCCTTCGGTACCTGCGGTGTTTAGGCCCTTCGGGTTGTATTTTATGTATGGCTTGGGGGGTGAAGGGCCACGCGCAGCTAAAATGATGAAAGCGTTGTGTGGTCACGTGCATAATTTGGCTAAAGAGAGCGGGTGTGGAGTGGTGGTTACAGAGGTAGCAAATCGCGAGCCGCTTAAGTTAGGAATACCACACTGGAAAATGCTATCGTGCGCAGAGGATTTGTGGTGTATTAAGAGGCTTGGGGAGGACTACAGCGACGGGTCTGTTGGTGACTGGACTAAATCACCACCCGGCTTGTCAATTTTTGTTGACCCTAGAGAGTTCTAA